From the Spiribacter sp. 2438 genome, one window contains:
- a CDS encoding TspO/MBR family protein, whose protein sequence is MAATLPMDDRRRDLLGLGGWTLLVVVTAMGGILSPPGDWYAALQKPPLTPPNAVFPVAWTLLYATMIAAAWMVWRRVGLLAGMAALLPFIAQLGANGLWSIVFFQWHRPDLALVNLVVLWLLVALTIVRFRRVHPPAGWLLLPYLAWLTFAGYLNIGIIVLNGPAPPA, encoded by the coding sequence ATGGCCGCAACGCTGCCCATGGATGATCGGCGCCGGGACCTGCTGGGTCTCGGCGGCTGGACCCTGCTGGTGGTGGTCACCGCCATGGGCGGCATCCTCAGCCCCCCGGGGGACTGGTACGCCGCGCTTCAAAAACCCCCGCTCACGCCACCGAATGCGGTGTTCCCGGTGGCGTGGACGCTGCTGTACGCCACCATGATCGCCGCGGCCTGGATGGTATGGCGGCGGGTGGGGCTGCTGGCCGGCATGGCCGCGCTGCTGCCGTTCATTGCCCAGCTGGGGGCCAACGGGCTCTGGAGCATCGTGTTTTTCCAGTGGCACCGCCCGGATCTGGCGCTGGTCAACCTGGTGGTGCTGTGGCTGCTGGTGGCGCTGACCATTGTTCGATTCCGGCGCGTTCATCCGCCGGCGGGCTGGCTGCTGCTGCCCTACCTGGCATGGCTGACTTTCGCCGGCTATCTGAACATCGGCATTATCGTGCTCAACGGGCCGGCACCGCCGGCCTGA
- a CDS encoding AzlC family ABC transporter permease, which produces MSADAGPSLAEALAPRIAWLVNRRAAVFAGMRAVAPMVAAVMPFGVTAGVAGLDAGLGLDLTMALSVIVFAGASQLAALQLIDAGAASTLVVATALLINLRMVMYSAHLAPYFRHLPVRWRAPMAYLLTDQAYALTVTRVMSDEPLPANHWFYLGAALPLWVFWQLSTGFGYWAGTALPPSWELGFIVPLIFLALLVPAVNSRPSLIAAVVGGGGAVLGQGLPAGLGLTLGALAGIAAGVIAEGVLRRD; this is translated from the coding sequence GTGTCTGCTGATGCTGGCCCATCACTGGCAGAGGCGCTGGCGCCGCGGATCGCCTGGCTCGTGAATCGGCGAGCGGCGGTTTTTGCCGGCATGCGGGCGGTGGCGCCCATGGTGGCGGCGGTAATGCCCTTCGGGGTGACCGCGGGCGTGGCCGGGCTCGATGCCGGACTGGGGCTGGATCTGACCATGGCGTTGTCGGTGATTGTGTTTGCCGGTGCGTCTCAGCTGGCGGCCCTGCAGCTCATCGACGCCGGCGCCGCCAGCACGCTGGTGGTGGCCACCGCGTTGCTGATCAACCTGCGCATGGTCATGTACAGCGCCCATCTGGCCCCGTATTTCCGCCACCTGCCGGTGCGCTGGCGGGCGCCCATGGCCTATCTGCTCACCGATCAGGCGTATGCGCTCACTGTCACCCGGGTGATGAGCGATGAGCCGCTGCCCGCCAATCACTGGTTCTACCTGGGCGCGGCCCTGCCTCTGTGGGTCTTCTGGCAGCTGTCCACGGGGTTCGGTTACTGGGCCGGTACGGCGCTGCCGCCCAGCTGGGAGCTGGGATTCATCGTGCCCTTGATCTTCCTCGCCCTGCTGGTGCCGGCGGTCAATTCCCGGCCATCGCTGATCGCCGCGGTGGTGGGGGGTGGCGGCGCGGTGCTGGGCCAGGGGTTGCCGGCGGGTCTGGGCCTGACGCTGGGCGCCCTGGCCGGTATTGCCGCCGGCGTCATCGCCGAGGGGGTGCTGCGCCGTGATTGA
- a CDS encoding AzlD domain-containing protein: MIDPLWGVIVVIGIGTFLWRGAFLVFGGRLRLPDLVRRGLNYVPPAVFAALVMPGLIRFAEDGTLDGPRLAAGAVAALVAWRTHGTLSTLAAGMVVLWTLRAVT; the protein is encoded by the coding sequence GTGATTGATCCGCTCTGGGGGGTGATCGTCGTCATTGGCATCGGCACCTTTCTGTGGCGGGGTGCTTTTCTGGTGTTCGGCGGCCGGCTGCGGCTGCCTGACCTGGTACGCCGCGGGTTGAACTATGTGCCGCCGGCGGTGTTCGCGGCCCTGGTGATGCCCGGCCTGATCCGTTTCGCCGAGGACGGCACCCTGGACGGCCCACGGCTGGCGGCGGGGGCGGTGGCTGCGCTGGTGGCCTGGCGGACTCATGGCACCCTGTCGACGCTGGCGGCGGGCATGGTGGTCCTGTGGACCCTGCGGGCTGTGACATAA
- a CDS encoding DeoR/GlpR family DNA-binding transcription regulator: MLNGRQQAIMNLIRERGFASVEGLAEQFDVTAQTIRRDINDLSGAGLLRRYHGGAGLPSSVENVAYQTRQVLNPEAKQRIGAAIAQRIPDEASLYITLGTTAEAVAAALRDHRGLRVITNNLNVAMLLADSAENEVIVAGGVVRHRDRGITGEATIDFMNQFKVDYAVMGISGIDADGTLLDFDYREVRVLQGLLGNARSVLLGADQSKFGRRALVRVAHLNQISQVYTDAPPSPQLQQLMADQGVELIVTTE, translated from the coding sequence ATGCTGAACGGGCGCCAGCAGGCCATCATGAACCTGATCCGCGAGCGCGGGTTCGCCTCGGTGGAGGGACTGGCGGAGCAGTTCGACGTCACCGCCCAGACCATTCGCCGGGACATTAACGATCTGTCCGGCGCCGGGCTGCTGCGGCGCTACCACGGCGGGGCCGGGTTGCCTTCCAGCGTCGAGAACGTCGCCTACCAGACCCGTCAGGTGCTCAATCCCGAAGCCAAGCAGCGAATCGGCGCGGCCATCGCCCAGCGCATACCCGACGAGGCGTCGCTGTACATCACCCTGGGCACCACCGCCGAGGCCGTGGCCGCGGCGCTGCGGGATCATCGCGGGCTGCGGGTGATCACCAACAATCTCAACGTCGCCATGCTGCTGGCGGACAGCGCCGAGAACGAAGTGATTGTCGCCGGCGGCGTGGTCCGTCATCGCGACCGGGGCATCACCGGCGAGGCCACCATCGACTTCATGAACCAGTTCAAGGTGGACTACGCCGTGATGGGGATCTCCGGGATTGATGCCGACGGCACCCTGCTGGATTTCGACTATCGCGAGGTTCGGGTGCTGCAGGGTCTGCTGGGCAATGCCCGGTCGGTATTGCTGGGCGCCGATCAGAGCAAGTTCGGTCGGCGGGCCCTGGTACGGGTGGCCCATCTCAACCAGATCAGCCAGGTGTACACCGATGCACCGCCATCCCCGCAGCTGCAGCAGCTGATGGCCGATCAGGGCGTGGAACTAATCGTCACCACGGAGTGA
- a CDS encoding efflux RND transporter periplasmic adaptor subunit, protein MNRKSYLITAVMAALLVLWMLSGLFAADEPPPEPTPAERPAMDVQVQTVSAETVTRFIENQGDTQADQDVTVRAETSGRVVSVQAAEGDPVEAGDGLVELAMNDREARRAEAQARVVQRSADLEAAERLRGDGFQSERAVDEARAALEAARAQLAAINQEIDDTRITAPMSGVVEARMVSVGDFVAVADPIARLLQVDPLIVVANVAQQEIRQVQRGREVEIELATGDALSGKVTRIARAADEGSRTFRVEVTAPNPEGLPVGVSATLRIPLDSVEAHFVSPAWLSLADTGEVGVKAVDEDDRVVFHPVEIVRSQREGMWVTGLPERLELITVGQGFVREGERVRPVTVED, encoded by the coding sequence ATGAACCGAAAGTCCTATCTGATCACCGCCGTCATGGCGGCGCTGCTGGTGCTCTGGATGCTGAGCGGGCTGTTTGCCGCCGATGAGCCGCCGCCGGAACCCACCCCGGCGGAGCGCCCGGCCATGGACGTCCAGGTGCAGACGGTCAGCGCCGAGACCGTAACCCGGTTCATCGAAAACCAGGGCGACACCCAGGCCGATCAGGATGTCACGGTCCGAGCTGAAACGTCAGGGCGCGTGGTCTCGGTGCAGGCCGCCGAGGGCGACCCGGTAGAAGCCGGTGACGGGCTGGTGGAGCTGGCCATGAACGACCGCGAGGCGCGACGGGCCGAGGCTCAGGCCCGGGTGGTGCAGCGTTCTGCGGATCTTGAGGCCGCCGAGCGCCTCCGCGGCGACGGCTTTCAGTCGGAGCGGGCGGTGGACGAGGCCCGGGCGGCGCTGGAGGCCGCCCGGGCACAGCTGGCGGCCATTAACCAGGAAATCGACGACACCCGCATTACCGCCCCCATGAGCGGCGTGGTGGAAGCGCGCATGGTGTCGGTGGGCGACTTTGTCGCGGTGGCGGACCCCATCGCCCGGCTGCTGCAGGTGGACCCCCTGATCGTGGTGGCCAACGTGGCCCAGCAGGAGATCCGGCAGGTGCAGCGGGGCCGGGAAGTGGAGATCGAGCTGGCTACCGGCGATGCCCTGAGCGGCAAGGTCACCCGCATCGCCCGTGCGGCGGATGAGGGGTCGCGGACCTTTCGGGTCGAGGTCACCGCTCCCAATCCGGAGGGTCTGCCGGTGGGCGTCAGCGCCACCCTGCGCATCCCCCTGGATTCGGTGGAGGCCCATTTTGTCAGCCCGGCCTGGCTGTCCCTGGCGGATACCGGCGAGGTGGGGGTGAAAGCCGTGGATGAGGATGACCGCGTGGTCTTCCATCCCGTGGAGATCGTGCGCTCCCAGCGGGAGGGCATGTGGGTGACCGGCCTGCCGGAGCGCCTGGAGCTGATTACCGTGGGCCAGGGGTTCGTGCGCGAAGGTGAGCGGGTCCGCCCGGTGACCGTGGAGGACTGA
- a CDS encoding LysR family transcriptional regulator, translating to MDRAAEMHMFVRAVDKGSFSAAARDLDLTPSAVSKQIRRLEDRLGVRLFNRTTRRVSLTEVGQAYYERSARIVQEIEEAEEAVTALNENPRGTLRVAATSAFGRVEVLPRMAEFLERYPDLNVEVELTDRHVDLIEEGIDVAIQWREQMEDPSMIARRLCVNRRIICASPDYVDRHGKPTSPEDLLNHNCLTLYEVSQFNDWAFEDGEQGHRVMHVKGNFRANTADALYEGALAGLGLARLSTWLVMPAIRRGDLVPVLPQYPHESSAYFLIYPHRRHLSRKVRAFVDFLVEVFTPVPPWEREGLEFTEAEWAERIRREG from the coding sequence ATGGATCGTGCAGCAGAAATGCACATGTTCGTGCGGGCCGTGGACAAGGGCAGCTTTTCCGCGGCGGCGCGGGATCTCGACCTGACCCCCTCGGCGGTGAGCAAACAGATTCGGCGCCTGGAAGACCGCCTGGGCGTGCGACTTTTCAATCGCACCACCCGCCGGGTCAGCCTCACCGAGGTGGGGCAGGCCTACTACGAGCGTTCGGCCCGCATCGTTCAGGAAATCGAGGAAGCTGAAGAAGCGGTCACCGCCCTCAATGAAAACCCCCGGGGCACGTTGCGGGTGGCGGCCACCTCGGCCTTTGGGCGGGTGGAGGTGCTGCCGCGAATGGCGGAGTTTCTGGAGCGCTATCCGGACCTCAACGTCGAGGTGGAGCTCACCGACCGGCATGTGGACCTCATCGAGGAAGGCATCGATGTGGCCATTCAGTGGCGCGAGCAGATGGAGGACCCATCGATGATCGCCCGGCGGCTGTGCGTCAATCGCCGCATCATCTGTGCATCACCGGATTACGTGGATCGCCATGGCAAACCCACCAGTCCCGAGGATCTGCTCAATCACAACTGCCTGACGCTCTACGAAGTGTCGCAGTTCAACGACTGGGCCTTTGAAGATGGTGAGCAGGGCCACCGGGTGATGCATGTCAAAGGCAACTTCCGCGCCAATACCGCCGACGCCCTGTACGAGGGAGCGCTGGCGGGCCTGGGCCTGGCGCGGCTGTCCACCTGGCTGGTGATGCCGGCCATTCGCCGGGGGGATCTGGTGCCGGTGCTGCCCCAGTATCCCCACGAGAGCTCGGCATATTTCCTGATCTACCCACACCGTCGCCATCTCTCCCGAAAGGTGCGGGCATTCGTGGACTTTCTGGTGGAAGTGTTTACCCCGGTCCCCCCGTGGGAGCGGGAGGGTCTGGAATTTACCGAGGCCGAGTGGGCCGAGCGGATCCGCCGCGAGGGCTAG
- a CDS encoding VOC family protein, with protein sequence MQYLHTMVRISDIDESLRFYCGLLGMEEISRRDHEAGRFTLIFLAAPADVDRARSDDRAPMLELTWNWDPETFSGGRNFGHLAYRVNDIYGLCQRLMDNGVTINRPPRDGRMAFVKSPDGISIELLQSGDPLPEQEPWVSMPNTGSW encoded by the coding sequence ATGCAGTATCTCCACACCATGGTGCGCATCAGCGACATCGACGAGTCGCTGCGGTTCTACTGCGGGCTGCTGGGCATGGAAGAGATCAGCCGCCGTGACCACGAGGCGGGGCGCTTCACGCTGATTTTTCTGGCAGCGCCGGCGGACGTGGACCGGGCCCGCTCCGATGACCGGGCCCCGATGCTGGAACTGACCTGGAACTGGGACCCGGAAACCTTCAGCGGCGGACGCAACTTCGGCCACCTGGCCTATCGGGTCAATGACATTTACGGCCTGTGCCAACGGCTGATGGACAATGGGGTCACCATCAACCGGCCACCCCGGGACGGCCGCATGGCCTTCGTCAAGTCGCCGGATGGCATCTCCATTGAACTGCTGCAGAGCGGCGACCCACTGCCCGAGCAGGAACCCTGGGTGTCCATGCCCAACACCGGGAGCTGGTAG
- the ribA gene encoding GTP cyclohydrolase II, with protein MSDPVTLSPDVRARPTGEARLPTQWGEFRIHGFEDAKGKEHVALVRGDPASADDPLVRVHSECLTGDALFSQRCDCGPQLQAAMQRIGEAGTGVVVYLRQEGRGIGLLNKIRAYAVQDSEGADTVEANEALGFAPDARDYGVAAAMLQALGVSRIRLLTNNPQKVLGLEAAGIRVAERLSLRAGRNPHNHAYLETKAAKFGHHFDAD; from the coding sequence ATGAGCGATCCAGTGACCCTGTCCCCGGATGTGCGGGCCCGTCCCACCGGCGAGGCCCGTCTGCCCACCCAATGGGGGGAGTTCCGTATCCATGGCTTTGAAGACGCCAAGGGCAAGGAGCATGTGGCCCTGGTGCGGGGGGATCCGGCCAGCGCCGATGACCCGCTGGTGCGGGTGCATTCCGAGTGTTTGACCGGCGATGCCCTGTTCAGCCAGCGCTGCGACTGCGGCCCCCAGCTGCAGGCGGCCATGCAGCGGATTGGTGAAGCGGGCACCGGGGTGGTGGTGTATCTCCGCCAGGAGGGACGCGGCATCGGCCTGTTGAACAAAATCCGCGCCTACGCGGTGCAGGACAGCGAGGGCGCGGACACGGTGGAGGCCAACGAGGCGTTGGGCTTTGCCCCCGACGCCCGGGATTATGGCGTGGCGGCCGCCATGCTGCAGGCGCTGGGGGTGAGCCGCATTCGCCTGCTGACCAACAACCCCCAGAAGGTGCTGGGGCTTGAGGCGGCGGGCATTCGGGTGGCGGAGCGCCTGTCCCTGCGGGCGGGGCGCAACCCTCATAATCACGCCTATCTCGAAACCAAGGCCGCCAAATTCGGTCATCACTTCGACGCCGATTAA
- a CDS encoding efflux RND transporter permease subunit, whose product MRALIETAFLRSRSVSLVFLLVVGFGIYAYQVIPKEAEPDLTIPVIYVSMAYEGISPEDAERLLVRPMERELSGIEGVDQIKGTAAEGFASITLEFDAGFDADQALADVREGVDIAKADLPQGAEEPRVNEINVALFPVLTVALSGPLPERSLLETARALQDRIEALPGVLEAEIGGDREELLEVAVDDRVMQTYNVSYEELFSLVDRNNRLIAAGALDTGAGRLAVRVPGVIEDMDDVLGLPVKVVDDRVVTFADVAQVRRTFKDPTEFVRINGEPAITLEVSKRVGANIIEVNDQIRALVEQSRAEWPAALEATYLQDRSQDIRTMLRDLQNNVLTAVVLVMLVVVAVMGWRPAMLVGLAIPGAFLTGILAVYALGYTMNIVVLFSLILVVGMLVDAAIVVVELAERRMTEGWSAPDAYRYGAKRMAWPITAATLTTLSVFVPLLFWGGMVGQFMKFLPITVIFTLTASLAMALIFIPVLGGVFGRQGGEQGSHQARIRIAESGDLNQLDGFSGFYVRWLGRALKRPGTVSLGILLVVVATYAAYGRLGAGVEFFPSVEPEYARVQVQARGDLSVHEKDALMRSVESRLADFDEVAFVYARTVADPTRVGGQGLARDAVGVVQLEFVDWRHRRPAVAIIEDIRAAVADVPGIRTQITQQQQGPAQPKPIELQLSGPPDQLPASVEAVRERMESLGGFADIEDNRALPGIDWSLQVDREKAVRHDADISLLGNAVQLVTTGVLIADYRPDDADDEVDIRVRFPLEQRSLDSLGQLRVPTRFGQVPVSNFVDFVPVPRIGTLDRVDGQRVLTLSADVESGRLVSERVQALRSALEQDPPPEGVMVRFRGEDEDQREAQTFLVQAFVVALGLMAVILVTQFNSFYQAALVLSAVALSTAGVLLGLMITQRPLGVVMSGVGMIALAGVVVNNNIVLIDTYNVLRREGLSVTEAILRTAAQRMRPVLLASFTTVLGLMPMVLQLNVDILGRTIEYNAPSTQWWAQLSSTIAGGLTFATVLTLVLTPCLLMLAHHWQRRWRRGSPGS is encoded by the coding sequence ATGCGCGCACTGATCGAGACCGCTTTCCTGCGCAGCCGCTCGGTGAGCCTGGTATTCCTGTTGGTGGTGGGCTTCGGGATTTATGCCTATCAGGTGATCCCCAAGGAGGCGGAACCGGATCTCACCATCCCGGTGATCTATGTCTCCATGGCCTATGAAGGGATTTCGCCGGAGGACGCCGAGCGGCTGCTGGTTCGCCCCATGGAGCGGGAGCTGAGCGGCATCGAGGGCGTCGACCAGATCAAGGGCACCGCCGCCGAGGGGTTTGCCTCGATTACCCTGGAATTCGATGCCGGCTTTGATGCCGATCAGGCCCTGGCCGACGTTCGTGAAGGCGTAGACATTGCCAAGGCGGACCTGCCCCAGGGGGCCGAAGAACCCCGGGTGAACGAAATCAACGTGGCGCTGTTTCCGGTGCTGACCGTGGCCCTGTCCGGGCCCCTGCCGGAGCGCTCGCTGCTGGAAACCGCCCGCGCCCTGCAGGACCGCATCGAAGCGCTGCCCGGCGTGCTCGAAGCCGAGATCGGCGGTGACCGGGAAGAGCTGCTGGAAGTGGCGGTGGATGACCGGGTCATGCAGACCTACAACGTCTCGTATGAGGAGTTGTTCAGCCTGGTGGACCGCAACAACCGCCTGATCGCCGCCGGGGCTCTGGACACCGGCGCCGGCCGGCTGGCGGTGCGGGTGCCGGGGGTCATTGAGGACATGGACGATGTGCTCGGCCTGCCGGTGAAGGTGGTGGATGACCGGGTGGTCACCTTTGCCGACGTGGCCCAGGTGCGACGCACCTTCAAGGACCCCACCGAGTTCGTCCGCATTAACGGCGAGCCGGCCATCACCCTGGAAGTCTCCAAGCGGGTGGGGGCCAACATCATCGAGGTGAATGACCAGATCCGCGCCCTGGTGGAGCAGAGCCGCGCCGAGTGGCCCGCCGCCCTCGAGGCCACCTACCTGCAGGATCGCTCCCAGGACATTCGCACCATGCTCCGGGACCTGCAGAACAACGTCCTGACCGCCGTGGTGCTGGTCATGCTGGTGGTGGTGGCGGTGATGGGCTGGCGGCCCGCCATGCTGGTGGGGCTGGCCATCCCCGGCGCCTTTCTGACCGGTATCCTGGCGGTGTATGCCCTGGGCTACACCATGAACATTGTGGTGCTGTTCAGCCTGATTCTGGTGGTGGGCATGCTGGTGGACGCCGCCATTGTGGTGGTGGAGCTGGCGGAACGGCGCATGACCGAGGGCTGGTCGGCGCCGGACGCCTACCGTTATGGCGCCAAGCGCATGGCCTGGCCCATTACCGCGGCGACGCTGACCACGCTGTCGGTGTTCGTGCCGCTGCTGTTCTGGGGCGGGATGGTCGGGCAGTTCATGAAATTCCTGCCCATTACGGTGATTTTCACCCTCACCGCGTCCCTGGCCATGGCCCTGATCTTCATCCCGGTGCTGGGGGGTGTGTTCGGTCGCCAGGGGGGCGAGCAGGGCAGCCATCAGGCGCGTATCCGCATTGCCGAGTCCGGTGACCTCAATCAGCTGGACGGCTTTAGCGGTTTTTATGTGCGCTGGCTGGGGCGGGCGCTGAAGCGGCCGGGCACGGTGTCGCTGGGCATTCTGCTGGTGGTGGTGGCCACCTATGCGGCCTATGGCCGGCTAGGGGCCGGGGTGGAGTTTTTCCCCTCGGTGGAGCCGGAATACGCCCGGGTGCAGGTCCAGGCCCGGGGGGATCTGTCGGTTCACGAAAAAGACGCCCTCATGCGCTCGGTGGAATCGCGGCTAGCCGACTTTGATGAAGTCGCCTTCGTCTACGCCCGCACCGTGGCGGATCCCACCCGGGTGGGCGGTCAGGGGCTCGCCCGCGACGCCGTGGGGGTGGTGCAGCTGGAGTTCGTCGACTGGCGCCATCGGCGCCCGGCGGTGGCCATTATTGAGGACATCCGGGCCGCGGTGGCGGATGTACCGGGCATTCGCACCCAGATCACCCAGCAGCAGCAGGGGCCGGCCCAGCCCAAGCCCATCGAGCTGCAGCTCAGCGGTCCGCCGGACCAATTGCCCGCCAGCGTCGAGGCGGTGCGTGAGCGCATGGAGTCACTGGGCGGATTCGCCGACATAGAAGACAATCGGGCGCTGCCCGGCATCGACTGGTCGCTGCAGGTGGATCGGGAAAAAGCCGTCCGGCATGACGCGGACATCAGCCTGCTGGGCAACGCCGTCCAGCTGGTCACCACCGGGGTCCTGATTGCCGACTACCGCCCGGATGATGCCGATGACGAAGTGGACATTCGGGTGCGGTTTCCCCTGGAGCAGCGCAGCCTGGACAGCCTCGGCCAGCTGCGGGTGCCCACGCGCTTTGGTCAGGTGCCGGTGAGCAACTTCGTCGACTTCGTGCCGGTGCCCCGCATCGGCACTCTGGATCGGGTGGACGGGCAGCGGGTGCTGACGTTGAGCGCGGACGTGGAGTCCGGCCGGCTGGTGAGCGAGCGGGTGCAGGCCCTGCGCAGTGCCCTTGAGCAGGATCCGCCGCCGGAAGGAGTCATGGTGCGCTTCCGCGGCGAAGACGAGGATCAGCGGGAAGCGCAGACCTTTCTTGTTCAGGCCTTTGTGGTGGCCCTGGGGTTGATGGCGGTGATCCTGGTCACTCAGTTCAACAGCTTTTATCAGGCGGCGCTGGTGTTGAGTGCCGTGGCGCTGTCCACTGCCGGGGTGCTGTTGGGGTTGATGATCACCCAGCGGCCCCTGGGAGTGGTGATGAGCGGCGTTGGCATGATTGCCCTGGCTGGCGTCGTGGTGAACAACAACATTGTGTTGATTGACACCTACAACGTATTGCGACGGGAGGGGCTGTCGGTGACCGAGGCCATCCTGCGAACCGCGGCGCAGCGTATGCGGCCGGTGCTGCTGGCCTCGTTCACCACGGTGCTGGGGCTGATGCCTATGGTGCTGCAGCTGAACGTGGACATTCTCGGCCGCACCATCGAATACAACGCCCCGTCCACCCAGTGGTGGGCCCAGCTGTCTTCCACCATTGCCGGCGGCCTTACCTTTGCGACGGTGCTCACCCTGGTGCTGACGCCGTGTCTGCTGATGCTGGCCCATCACTGGCAGAGGCGCTGGCGCCGCGGATCGCCTGGCTCGTGA
- the glpK gene encoding glycerol kinase GlpK: MAERDGILAIDQGTTSSRAIVFDTDGRIMATSQQEFPQHYPHSGWVEHDPQDLLNSTVSTCTRALKAAKAAGVHARTIGITNQRETTIVWDRRTGEPIHNAIVWQDRRTAERCAALKAAGHEPLVAERTGLLLDPYFSATKIAWLLDNVPGARARAEKGELAFGTVDTWLLWKLTGGRSHATDATNASRTLLFDIHRQTWDDELLALFDIPRAILPEVRDSAADFGVTDAEVLGTELPVEGIAGDQHAAVVGQGCFEPGMIKSTYGTGCFALINTGEEAVPSRNRLLTTTAYRINGKPTYALEGAIFIAGAAIQWLRDELGIIAHASQSEGLANDAEAEGLYLVPAFTGLGAPWWDPNARGAIYGLNRNTGVAEFVHAALDSVCLQTGDLLEAMAGDSSTPQNTLRVDGGMVANSWLLQRLADLTGLAVERPEVIETTALGAAYLAGLQHGFYNSLDDLNSQWALDARFEPAISRSAREHIVEGWHDAVRRTLTT; encoded by the coding sequence ATGGCTGAACGCGACGGCATCCTGGCGATCGATCAGGGCACAACCAGCTCACGAGCCATCGTTTTCGACACCGATGGCCGCATAATGGCCACTTCACAGCAGGAGTTCCCCCAGCACTATCCCCACAGCGGCTGGGTCGAGCACGACCCGCAGGACCTGTTGAACTCCACCGTCAGTACCTGCACCCGGGCATTGAAGGCGGCGAAGGCCGCGGGGGTGCATGCCCGCACCATCGGCATCACCAACCAGCGCGAGACCACCATCGTCTGGGACCGCCGCACCGGCGAGCCCATCCACAACGCCATTGTCTGGCAGGACCGGCGCACCGCCGAGCGCTGCGCCGCCCTCAAGGCCGCCGGCCACGAACCGCTGGTGGCGGAACGCACCGGCCTATTGCTGGACCCCTACTTTTCGGCCACCAAGATCGCCTGGCTACTGGATAACGTGCCCGGCGCCCGGGCCCGCGCGGAAAAGGGCGAACTGGCGTTCGGCACCGTTGACACCTGGCTGCTCTGGAAACTCACCGGCGGCCGCAGCCACGCCACCGATGCCACCAACGCCAGCCGCACGCTGCTGTTCGACATCCACCGCCAGACCTGGGATGACGAGCTGCTGGCCCTGTTCGACATCCCTCGCGCCATCCTGCCGGAGGTGCGGGACAGTGCCGCCGACTTCGGCGTCACGGACGCCGAGGTGCTGGGCACCGAGCTGCCGGTGGAGGGCATCGCCGGCGACCAGCACGCCGCCGTGGTGGGTCAGGGATGTTTTGAGCCGGGCATGATCAAAAGCACCTACGGCACCGGCTGTTTTGCGCTGATCAACACCGGCGAGGAGGCGGTGCCTTCCCGTAACCGCCTGCTCACCACCACCGCCTATCGCATCAACGGCAAGCCCACCTACGCCCTGGAGGGCGCGATTTTCATCGCCGGCGCCGCCATTCAATGGCTGCGGGACGAACTGGGCATCATCGCCCACGCCTCCCAGAGCGAGGGGCTGGCCAACGACGCCGAAGCTGAAGGCCTGTACCTGGTGCCCGCCTTCACCGGCCTGGGTGCTCCCTGGTGGGACCCCAATGCCCGGGGCGCCATTTATGGACTGAATCGCAACACCGGCGTGGCGGAGTTTGTTCACGCCGCCCTGGACTCGGTCTGCCTGCAGACCGGCGACCTGCTGGAGGCCATGGCAGGCGATTCCAGCACGCCACAGAATACCCTGCGGGTGGACGGCGGCATGGTGGCCAACAGTTGGCTGTTGCAGCGGCTGGCGGACCTCACCGGCCTGGCGGTGGAACGCCCGGAAGTCATTGAGACCACGGCGCTGGGGGCGGCGTATCTGGCCGGACTGCAGCACGGCTTCTACAACTCGCTGGACGATCTCAACTCCCAGTGGGCACTGGATGCGCGCTTCGAGCCCGCCATCAGTCGCAGTGCCCGGGAGCATATCGTCGAGGGCTGGCACGACGCGGTCCGGCGCACGCTGACCACCTGA